The following are encoded together in the Glycine max cultivar Williams 82 chromosome 8, Glycine_max_v4.0, whole genome shotgun sequence genome:
- the LOC100816348 gene encoding CST complex subunit CTC1 isoform X4: MEDANVTVTTLADLLNSPRPLTATASSPFSSTPPPNRSTIRRVLTALPRPTVLVGTLTLPSHSPPCYCLRFSDASAAVCCDLLHFRLAALNRQIRVTAWNFLPFKCHGRDVAHHGLLEIISWRFSDPNNGSKSNPVDSLPLAPDCQQSGASARSVHGLLESVGPVSVVPCTMAASSSDLNSGSKVNLQGFLVQLLCCECRLCGSREILIEKLKNSREEHSFTKLEIVYFCGSASSWHPAITKLIGTRVVVSGLKKKLVYVTKKESRVMYVTMDESVLHVGSCSEKCAPSLKNGIKGKGECGAYTGVVKGVYLQGMVLELDHDVWLLLTDQLHTSMHGLRVGSILSVRNVHFVDPKFSWTKIIILGACIKTSIIVQSFSPLETACNVVSPSTGMLGKFTQSLPLSARLWVLLLISSFRKKFAGILSDKEILGSKHKEGLVQIYAGSLFPPSVFQTQHGAFVGLCTHDLNGCGRELHCGFLKLVVPLSIFICHCIHTLLRILKAENHCKLLPVGNHFSILSREATCNDSSFRRIVRSEDLGVVLLGYLKIDPSTRRLQLVDATGGIDILIPDLPLTWNPNEIYEVTDFDVVVDSIGELVDQIELLGSESLSCRTIFNCTKAEGELSTSIFVYCHWKNAKCKNIPLYSCINSKNETETLEPGSYHLLRVSHKFPLQEKYSNKAVSCKSSTFVEAILFPFILLLSGKSRIAHPCNASWDKTKELSKYCISVNNEDKVSNKRQKLIKESVSSSKDEFHTSICELNACSNSSRKPEENKKCVNLRSSHDVSCLVTFRRHENENVVCTAILRSISPMKETSFNSKPSSRKILLEFSSDRFLKYQLLQIGDYYIIDHNRKDCFSSTKDANFGSSGSAKLLVDSGKHIWSLSFIYDENLSDYLSEYTSEKDSLSSTIDEVLPKDKKILPRSNGEPSGVCSDVCLYLPISLADVLEDNIMESKDSQRLHFAISKDSANLSLGTAAVVARPKSCFGTQRSSSLFPEGNLMSLEGNVVDIHEICSGFNNSCSNGANLDALQLKGLIGTRSSFCIHVSVHHHIVNIFGSVNKHAFPTGFGPGVTAAFHRILNAGAQNKYMLLPVSFIVIKSIKVCDKQCSDRSSFLNPTKDSDNASQGSISCLISQLPQSLSHKQIVLRCRVVAVLVLVIERKTTHFIAETKVNAKGTLLDIPLACFLLECSC; this comes from the exons ATGGAAGACGCAAACGTGACGGTGACGACTCTAGCAGACCTCCTCAACTCCCCTCGCCCTCTCACCGCCACCGCCTCTTCCCCCTTCTCCTCCACGCCGCCGCCGAACCGCTCCACCATCCGCCGCGTCCTCACCGCACTGCCCCGCCCCACCGTCCTCGTCGGAACCCTAACCCTCCCCTCCCACTCCCCTCCCTGCTACTGTCTCCGCTTCTCCGACGCCTCCGCCGCCGTCTGCTGTGACCTCCTCCACTTCCGCCTCGCCGCCCTCAACAGACAAATCCGCGTCACCGCCTGGAACTTCCTCCCTTTCAAGTGCCACGGCCGCGACGTCGCCCACCACGGCCTCCTGGAGATCATCAGCTGGCGCTTCTCCGACCCTAACAATGGGTCCAAGTCCAACCCCGTGGACTCGCTTCCGCTGGCGCCAGATTGTCAACAATCTGGCGCCAGCGCAAGGAGTGTCCACGGCCTTTTGGAGTCGGTGGGCCCTGTCTCCGTGGTGCCGTGCACCATGGCGGCTAGCAGCTCTGACTTGAATTCAGGCTCCAAGGTGAACCTGCAAGGGTTTCTGGTGCAATTGCTGTGTTGTGAGTGCAGGTTGTGTGGTTCAAGGGAGATTTTAatcgaaaaattgaaaaacagtaGGGAGGAACACTCTTTTACCAAATTGGAGATTGTGTATTTTTGTGGCAGTGCTTCCTCTTGGCACCCTGCAATCACTAAGCTGATCGGTACCCGCGTTGTAGTGTCAGGTTTGAAGAAGAAGCTGGTTTACGTGACTAAGAAGGAGTCTCGCGTGATGTATGTGACTATGGATGAATCGGTTCTGCATGTTGGTTCTTGTTCGGAGAAATGCGCTCCGAGCTTGAAGAATGGGATCAAGGGGAAGGGTGAATGTGGTGCTTATACTGGTGTAGTTAAAGGTGTTTACTTGCAAGGGATGGTTTTGGAGTTGGACCATGACGTGTGGCTTCTTTTAACTGATCAACTGCATACTTCGATGCACGGTTTGAGAGTTGGCTCCATT TTATCTGTGAGAAATGTGCATTTTGTGGATCCAAAGTTTTCGTggacaaaaattattattcttggGGCCTGCATCAAGACTAGCATTATCGTTCAATCCTTCTCCCCGTTGGAAACTGC GTGTAATGTAGTTTCTCCATCTACTGGTATGCTAGGAAAGTTCACTCAGTCGCTGCCATTATCTGCAAGACTCTG GGTATTACTTCTTATCTCAAGCTTTCGTAAAAAGTTTGCTGGTATCTTATCTGACAAGGAGATTTTGGGATCAAAACAT AAAGAAGGGCTAGTTCAGATTTATGCTGGTTCACTTTTCCCTCCATCAGTATTTCAAACTCAG CATGGTGCCTTCGTGGGACTGTGTACACATGACTTGAATGGCTGCGGTAGAGAACTGCATTGTGGTTTTCTAAAATTG GTAGTACCATTGTCTATCTTCATCTGTCACTGTATACACACCTTGCTAAGAATTCTTAAGGCAGAAAATCACTGTAAATTATTGCCTGTTGGCAACCATTTCAGTATTTTATCACGTGAAGCCACATGTAATGATAGTTCATTTAGGAGGATTGTTCGAAGTGAAGATCTAggtgttgttttgcttggatatTTGAAG ATTGATCCATCAACTAGAAGACTGCAGCTGGTTGATGCAACTGGTGGCATTGATATTCTTATACCAGACCTTCCCTTAACTTGGAATCCTAATGAAATATATGAG GTGACGGACTTTGATGTTGTTGTGGACAGCATAGGCGAACTTGTGGATCAGATTGAATTGCTTGGGAGCGAGTCATTATCATGCAGAACAATCTTTAATTGTACCAAAGCAGAAGGAGAGTTAAGCACATCAATTTTTGTTTACTGCCATTGGAAGAATGCTAAATGCAAAAACATTCCCCTTTACTCATGTATAAATAGTAAGAATGAAACTGAGACTCTAGAACCTGGATCCTACCATTTGCTTAGAGTATCTCACAAATTCCCTCTTCAAGAAAAG TATTCTAATAAAGCAGTATCTTGCAAGTCAAGTACTTTTGTTGAAGCCATACTTTTTCCATTCATTTTATTGCTTTCTGGGAAGAGTAGAATTGCACATCCATGCAATGCTTCTTGGGACAAGACAAAGGAACTTTCGAAATATTGTATCAGTGTTAATAATGAAGATAAAGTTTCCAATAAGAGACAGAAACTTATTAAGGAATCAGTAAGTTCATCAAAAGATGAATTTCACACTTCCATCTGTGAGCTGAATGCTTGTTCTAATTCTTCCAGGAAACCTGAAGAGAACAAAAAATGTGTCAACTTGAGATCTTCTCATGATGTATCTTGTCTGGTTACTTTTAGACGccatgaaaatgagaatgtgGTTTGCACGGCCATCTTGCGCTCCATATCACCTATGAAAGAGACAAGTTTTAATTCAAAACCTTCTTCAAGGAAAATTTTGCTGGAGTTCTCATCAGATAGATTTTTAAAGTACCAG TTATTGCAGATTGGTGATTATTACATCATAGATCATAATAGAAAGGACTGCTTCAGCAGTACAAAAGATGCCAACTTTGGTAGCAGTGGCAGTGCTAAATTACTTGTTGATTCTGGAAAACATATCTGGAGCCTTTCGTTTATTTACGATGAGAATCTTTCTGATTATCTATCAGAATATACATCTGAAAAAGATTCTTTATCTTCTACCATTGATGAAGTTTTgcctaaagataaaaaaattctgCCAAGGTCCAATGGTGAACCTTCAGGTGTCTGTTCAGATGTTTGCCTTTATCTCCCCATCAGTCTTGCAGATGTCTTGGAGGATAATATTATGGAATCGAAAGATAGTCAAAGGTTGCATTTTGCAATATCAAAAGATAGTGCTAACCTTTCTTTAGGTACTGCGGCTGTAGTGGCTAGGCCTAAATCTTGTTTTGGAACTCAGAGATCAAGCAGCTTGTTCCCTGAGGGCAATTTGATGTCTCTAGAGGGAAATGTTGTTGACATTCATGAAATTTGCTCTGGTTTCAATAATTCATGCTCAAATGGTGCAAACCTTGATGCTCTTCAGTTGAAAGGCCTCATTGGGACTAGAAGCAGTTTCTGCATTCACGTTTCAGTGCATCACCATATT gTGAATATTTTTGGTTCAGTAAATAAACATGCTTTCCCTACTGGATTTGGACCTGGTGTAACTGCTGCATTTCATCGAATTCTCAATGCAGG ggcacaaaataaatatatgttgctGCCTGTGTCATTTATtgtaataaaatcaataaaagtaTGCGATAAGCAATGCAGTGACAGGTCCTCTTTTTTAAACCCTACAAAAGATTCTGACAATGCATCTCAAGGTTCTATCTCTTGTTTGATTTCCCAATTGCCTCAGAGCTTGAGCCACAAGCAAATAGTTCTTCGATGCAGG GTTGTTGCAGTACTTGTTTTAGTTATAGAGAGAAAGACAACTCATTTTATTGCAGAAACAAAAGTTAATGCTAAGGGGACTCTTTTGGACATTCCACTCGCTTGTTTTTTGTTGG
- the LOC100816348 gene encoding CST complex subunit CTC1 isoform X3, translating into MEDANVTVTTLADLLNSPRPLTATASSPFSSTPPPNRSTIRRVLTALPRPTVLVGTLTLPSHSPPCYCLRFSDASAAVCCDLLHFRLAALNRQIRVTAWNFLPFKCHGRDVAHHGLLEIISWRFSDPNNGSKSNPVDSLPLAPDCQQSGASARSVHGLLESVGPVSVVPCTMAASSSDLNSGSKVNLQGFLVQLLCCECRLCGSREILIEKLKNSREEHSFTKLEIVYFCGSASSWHPAITKLIGTRVVVSGLKKKLVYVTKKESRVMYVTMDESVLHVGSCSEKCAPSLKNGIKGKGECGAYTGVVKGVYLQGMVLELDHDVWLLLTDQLHTSMHGLRVGSILSVRNVHFVDPKFSWTKIIILGACIKTSIIVQSFSPLETACNVVSPSTGMLGKFTQSLPLSARLWVLLLISSFRKKFAGILSDKEILGSKHKEGLVQIYAGSLFPPSVFQTQHGAFVGLCTHDLNGCGRELHCGFLKLVVPLSIFICHCIHTLLRILKAENHCKLLPVGNHFSILSREATCNDSSFRRIVRSEDLGVVLLGYLKIDPSTRRLQLVDATGGIDILIPDLPLTWNPNEIYEVTDFDVVVDSIGELVDQIELLGSESLSCRTIFNCTKAEGELSTSIFVYCHWKNAKCKNIPLYSCINSKNETETLEPGSYHLLRVSHKFPLQEKYSNKAVSCKSSTFVEAILFPFILLLSGKSRIAHPCNASWDKTKELSKYCISVNNEDKVSNKRQKLIKESVSSSKDEFHTSICELNACSNSSRKPEENKKCVNLRSSHDVSCLVTFRRHENENVVCTAILRSISPMKETSFNSKPSSRKILLEFSSDRFLKYQLLQIGDYYIIDHNRKDCFSSTKDANFGSSGSAKLLVDSGKHIWSLSFIYDENLSDYLSEYTSEKDSLSSTIDEVLPKDKKILPRSNGEPSGVCSDVCLYLPISLADVLEDNIMESKDSQRLHFAISKDSANLSLGTAAVVARPKSCFGTQRSSSLFPEGNLMSLEGNVVDIHEICSGFNNSCSNGANLDALQLKGLIGTRSSFCIHVSVHHHIVNIFGSVNKHAFPTGFGPGVTAAFHRILNAGAQNKYMLLPVSFIVIKSIKVCDKQCSDRSSFLNPTKDSDNASQGSISCLISQLPQSLSHKQIVLRCRVVAVLVLVIERKTTHFIAETKVNAKGTLLDIPLACFLLVPMKTSSS; encoded by the exons ATGGAAGACGCAAACGTGACGGTGACGACTCTAGCAGACCTCCTCAACTCCCCTCGCCCTCTCACCGCCACCGCCTCTTCCCCCTTCTCCTCCACGCCGCCGCCGAACCGCTCCACCATCCGCCGCGTCCTCACCGCACTGCCCCGCCCCACCGTCCTCGTCGGAACCCTAACCCTCCCCTCCCACTCCCCTCCCTGCTACTGTCTCCGCTTCTCCGACGCCTCCGCCGCCGTCTGCTGTGACCTCCTCCACTTCCGCCTCGCCGCCCTCAACAGACAAATCCGCGTCACCGCCTGGAACTTCCTCCCTTTCAAGTGCCACGGCCGCGACGTCGCCCACCACGGCCTCCTGGAGATCATCAGCTGGCGCTTCTCCGACCCTAACAATGGGTCCAAGTCCAACCCCGTGGACTCGCTTCCGCTGGCGCCAGATTGTCAACAATCTGGCGCCAGCGCAAGGAGTGTCCACGGCCTTTTGGAGTCGGTGGGCCCTGTCTCCGTGGTGCCGTGCACCATGGCGGCTAGCAGCTCTGACTTGAATTCAGGCTCCAAGGTGAACCTGCAAGGGTTTCTGGTGCAATTGCTGTGTTGTGAGTGCAGGTTGTGTGGTTCAAGGGAGATTTTAatcgaaaaattgaaaaacagtaGGGAGGAACACTCTTTTACCAAATTGGAGATTGTGTATTTTTGTGGCAGTGCTTCCTCTTGGCACCCTGCAATCACTAAGCTGATCGGTACCCGCGTTGTAGTGTCAGGTTTGAAGAAGAAGCTGGTTTACGTGACTAAGAAGGAGTCTCGCGTGATGTATGTGACTATGGATGAATCGGTTCTGCATGTTGGTTCTTGTTCGGAGAAATGCGCTCCGAGCTTGAAGAATGGGATCAAGGGGAAGGGTGAATGTGGTGCTTATACTGGTGTAGTTAAAGGTGTTTACTTGCAAGGGATGGTTTTGGAGTTGGACCATGACGTGTGGCTTCTTTTAACTGATCAACTGCATACTTCGATGCACGGTTTGAGAGTTGGCTCCATT TTATCTGTGAGAAATGTGCATTTTGTGGATCCAAAGTTTTCGTggacaaaaattattattcttggGGCCTGCATCAAGACTAGCATTATCGTTCAATCCTTCTCCCCGTTGGAAACTGC GTGTAATGTAGTTTCTCCATCTACTGGTATGCTAGGAAAGTTCACTCAGTCGCTGCCATTATCTGCAAGACTCTG GGTATTACTTCTTATCTCAAGCTTTCGTAAAAAGTTTGCTGGTATCTTATCTGACAAGGAGATTTTGGGATCAAAACAT AAAGAAGGGCTAGTTCAGATTTATGCTGGTTCACTTTTCCCTCCATCAGTATTTCAAACTCAG CATGGTGCCTTCGTGGGACTGTGTACACATGACTTGAATGGCTGCGGTAGAGAACTGCATTGTGGTTTTCTAAAATTG GTAGTACCATTGTCTATCTTCATCTGTCACTGTATACACACCTTGCTAAGAATTCTTAAGGCAGAAAATCACTGTAAATTATTGCCTGTTGGCAACCATTTCAGTATTTTATCACGTGAAGCCACATGTAATGATAGTTCATTTAGGAGGATTGTTCGAAGTGAAGATCTAggtgttgttttgcttggatatTTGAAG ATTGATCCATCAACTAGAAGACTGCAGCTGGTTGATGCAACTGGTGGCATTGATATTCTTATACCAGACCTTCCCTTAACTTGGAATCCTAATGAAATATATGAG GTGACGGACTTTGATGTTGTTGTGGACAGCATAGGCGAACTTGTGGATCAGATTGAATTGCTTGGGAGCGAGTCATTATCATGCAGAACAATCTTTAATTGTACCAAAGCAGAAGGAGAGTTAAGCACATCAATTTTTGTTTACTGCCATTGGAAGAATGCTAAATGCAAAAACATTCCCCTTTACTCATGTATAAATAGTAAGAATGAAACTGAGACTCTAGAACCTGGATCCTACCATTTGCTTAGAGTATCTCACAAATTCCCTCTTCAAGAAAAG TATTCTAATAAAGCAGTATCTTGCAAGTCAAGTACTTTTGTTGAAGCCATACTTTTTCCATTCATTTTATTGCTTTCTGGGAAGAGTAGAATTGCACATCCATGCAATGCTTCTTGGGACAAGACAAAGGAACTTTCGAAATATTGTATCAGTGTTAATAATGAAGATAAAGTTTCCAATAAGAGACAGAAACTTATTAAGGAATCAGTAAGTTCATCAAAAGATGAATTTCACACTTCCATCTGTGAGCTGAATGCTTGTTCTAATTCTTCCAGGAAACCTGAAGAGAACAAAAAATGTGTCAACTTGAGATCTTCTCATGATGTATCTTGTCTGGTTACTTTTAGACGccatgaaaatgagaatgtgGTTTGCACGGCCATCTTGCGCTCCATATCACCTATGAAAGAGACAAGTTTTAATTCAAAACCTTCTTCAAGGAAAATTTTGCTGGAGTTCTCATCAGATAGATTTTTAAAGTACCAG TTATTGCAGATTGGTGATTATTACATCATAGATCATAATAGAAAGGACTGCTTCAGCAGTACAAAAGATGCCAACTTTGGTAGCAGTGGCAGTGCTAAATTACTTGTTGATTCTGGAAAACATATCTGGAGCCTTTCGTTTATTTACGATGAGAATCTTTCTGATTATCTATCAGAATATACATCTGAAAAAGATTCTTTATCTTCTACCATTGATGAAGTTTTgcctaaagataaaaaaattctgCCAAGGTCCAATGGTGAACCTTCAGGTGTCTGTTCAGATGTTTGCCTTTATCTCCCCATCAGTCTTGCAGATGTCTTGGAGGATAATATTATGGAATCGAAAGATAGTCAAAGGTTGCATTTTGCAATATCAAAAGATAGTGCTAACCTTTCTTTAGGTACTGCGGCTGTAGTGGCTAGGCCTAAATCTTGTTTTGGAACTCAGAGATCAAGCAGCTTGTTCCCTGAGGGCAATTTGATGTCTCTAGAGGGAAATGTTGTTGACATTCATGAAATTTGCTCTGGTTTCAATAATTCATGCTCAAATGGTGCAAACCTTGATGCTCTTCAGTTGAAAGGCCTCATTGGGACTAGAAGCAGTTTCTGCATTCACGTTTCAGTGCATCACCATATT gTGAATATTTTTGGTTCAGTAAATAAACATGCTTTCCCTACTGGATTTGGACCTGGTGTAACTGCTGCATTTCATCGAATTCTCAATGCAGG ggcacaaaataaatatatgttgctGCCTGTGTCATTTATtgtaataaaatcaataaaagtaTGCGATAAGCAATGCAGTGACAGGTCCTCTTTTTTAAACCCTACAAAAGATTCTGACAATGCATCTCAAGGTTCTATCTCTTGTTTGATTTCCCAATTGCCTCAGAGCTTGAGCCACAAGCAAATAGTTCTTCGATGCAGG GTTGTTGCAGTACTTGTTTTAGTTATAGAGAGAAAGACAACTCATTTTATTGCAGAAACAAAAGTTAATGCTAAGGGGACTCTTTTGGACATTCCACTCGCTTGTTTTTTGTTGG
- the LOC100816348 gene encoding CST complex subunit CTC1 isoform X2: MEDANVTVTTLADLLNSPRPLTATASSPFSSTPPPNRSTIRRVLTALPRPTVLVGTLTLPSHSPPCYCLRFSDASAAVCCDLLHFRLAALNRQIRVTAWNFLPFKCHGRDVAHHGLLEIISWRFSDPNNGSKSNPVDSLPLAPDCQQSGASARSVHGLLESVGPVSVVPCTMAASSSDLNSGSKVNLQGFLVQLLCCECRLCGSREILIEKLKNSREEHSFTKLEIVYFCGSASSWHPAITKLIGTRVVVSGLKKKLVYVTKKESRVMYVTMDESVLHVGSCSEKCAPSLKNGIKGKGECGAYTGVVKGVYLQGMVLELDHDVWLLLTDQLHTSMHGLRVGSILSVRNVHFVDPKFSWTKIIILGACIKTSIIVQSFSPLETACNVVSPSTGMLGKFTQSLPLSARLWVLLLISSFRKKFAGILSDKEILGSKHKEGLVQIYAGSLFPPSVFQTQHGAFVGLCTHDLNGCGRELHCGFLKLVVPLSIFICHCIHTLLRILKAENHCKLLPVGNHFSILSREATCNDSSFRRIVRSEDLGVVLLGYLKIDPSTRRLQLVDATGGIDILIPDLPLTWNPNEIYEVTDFDVVVDSIGELVDQIELLGSESLSCRTIFNCTKAEGELSTSIFVYCHWKNAKCKNIPLYSCINSKNETETLEPGSYHLLRVSHKFPLQEKYSNKAVSCKSSTFVEAILFPFILLLSGKSRIAHPCNASWDKTKELSKYCISVNNEDKVSNKRQKLIKESVSSSKDEFHTSICELNACSNSSRKPEENKKCVNLRSSHDVSCLVTFRRHENENVVCTAILRSISPMKETSFNSKPSSRKILLEFSSDRFLKYQLLQIGDYYIIDHNRKDCFSSTKDANFGSSGSAKLLVDSGKHIWSLSFIYDENLSDYLSEYTSEKDSLSSTIDEVLPKDKKILPRSNGEPSGVCSDVCLYLPISLADVLEDNIMESKDSQRLHFAISKDSANLSLGTAAVVARPKSCFGTQRSSSLFPEGNLMSLEGNVVDIHEICSGFNNSCSNGANLDALQLKGLIGTRSSFCIHVSVHHHIVNIFGSVNKHAFPTGFGPGVTAAFHRILNAGAQNKYMLLPVSFIVIKSIKVCDKQCSDRSSFLNPTKDSDNASQGSISCLISQLPQSLSHKQIVLRCRVVAVLVLVIERKTTHFIAETKVNAKGTLLDIPLACFLLEPTKQAHYLHVFSCFGSPLYACFSVTIFI; this comes from the exons ATGGAAGACGCAAACGTGACGGTGACGACTCTAGCAGACCTCCTCAACTCCCCTCGCCCTCTCACCGCCACCGCCTCTTCCCCCTTCTCCTCCACGCCGCCGCCGAACCGCTCCACCATCCGCCGCGTCCTCACCGCACTGCCCCGCCCCACCGTCCTCGTCGGAACCCTAACCCTCCCCTCCCACTCCCCTCCCTGCTACTGTCTCCGCTTCTCCGACGCCTCCGCCGCCGTCTGCTGTGACCTCCTCCACTTCCGCCTCGCCGCCCTCAACAGACAAATCCGCGTCACCGCCTGGAACTTCCTCCCTTTCAAGTGCCACGGCCGCGACGTCGCCCACCACGGCCTCCTGGAGATCATCAGCTGGCGCTTCTCCGACCCTAACAATGGGTCCAAGTCCAACCCCGTGGACTCGCTTCCGCTGGCGCCAGATTGTCAACAATCTGGCGCCAGCGCAAGGAGTGTCCACGGCCTTTTGGAGTCGGTGGGCCCTGTCTCCGTGGTGCCGTGCACCATGGCGGCTAGCAGCTCTGACTTGAATTCAGGCTCCAAGGTGAACCTGCAAGGGTTTCTGGTGCAATTGCTGTGTTGTGAGTGCAGGTTGTGTGGTTCAAGGGAGATTTTAatcgaaaaattgaaaaacagtaGGGAGGAACACTCTTTTACCAAATTGGAGATTGTGTATTTTTGTGGCAGTGCTTCCTCTTGGCACCCTGCAATCACTAAGCTGATCGGTACCCGCGTTGTAGTGTCAGGTTTGAAGAAGAAGCTGGTTTACGTGACTAAGAAGGAGTCTCGCGTGATGTATGTGACTATGGATGAATCGGTTCTGCATGTTGGTTCTTGTTCGGAGAAATGCGCTCCGAGCTTGAAGAATGGGATCAAGGGGAAGGGTGAATGTGGTGCTTATACTGGTGTAGTTAAAGGTGTTTACTTGCAAGGGATGGTTTTGGAGTTGGACCATGACGTGTGGCTTCTTTTAACTGATCAACTGCATACTTCGATGCACGGTTTGAGAGTTGGCTCCATT TTATCTGTGAGAAATGTGCATTTTGTGGATCCAAAGTTTTCGTggacaaaaattattattcttggGGCCTGCATCAAGACTAGCATTATCGTTCAATCCTTCTCCCCGTTGGAAACTGC GTGTAATGTAGTTTCTCCATCTACTGGTATGCTAGGAAAGTTCACTCAGTCGCTGCCATTATCTGCAAGACTCTG GGTATTACTTCTTATCTCAAGCTTTCGTAAAAAGTTTGCTGGTATCTTATCTGACAAGGAGATTTTGGGATCAAAACAT AAAGAAGGGCTAGTTCAGATTTATGCTGGTTCACTTTTCCCTCCATCAGTATTTCAAACTCAG CATGGTGCCTTCGTGGGACTGTGTACACATGACTTGAATGGCTGCGGTAGAGAACTGCATTGTGGTTTTCTAAAATTG GTAGTACCATTGTCTATCTTCATCTGTCACTGTATACACACCTTGCTAAGAATTCTTAAGGCAGAAAATCACTGTAAATTATTGCCTGTTGGCAACCATTTCAGTATTTTATCACGTGAAGCCACATGTAATGATAGTTCATTTAGGAGGATTGTTCGAAGTGAAGATCTAggtgttgttttgcttggatatTTGAAG ATTGATCCATCAACTAGAAGACTGCAGCTGGTTGATGCAACTGGTGGCATTGATATTCTTATACCAGACCTTCCCTTAACTTGGAATCCTAATGAAATATATGAG GTGACGGACTTTGATGTTGTTGTGGACAGCATAGGCGAACTTGTGGATCAGATTGAATTGCTTGGGAGCGAGTCATTATCATGCAGAACAATCTTTAATTGTACCAAAGCAGAAGGAGAGTTAAGCACATCAATTTTTGTTTACTGCCATTGGAAGAATGCTAAATGCAAAAACATTCCCCTTTACTCATGTATAAATAGTAAGAATGAAACTGAGACTCTAGAACCTGGATCCTACCATTTGCTTAGAGTATCTCACAAATTCCCTCTTCAAGAAAAG TATTCTAATAAAGCAGTATCTTGCAAGTCAAGTACTTTTGTTGAAGCCATACTTTTTCCATTCATTTTATTGCTTTCTGGGAAGAGTAGAATTGCACATCCATGCAATGCTTCTTGGGACAAGACAAAGGAACTTTCGAAATATTGTATCAGTGTTAATAATGAAGATAAAGTTTCCAATAAGAGACAGAAACTTATTAAGGAATCAGTAAGTTCATCAAAAGATGAATTTCACACTTCCATCTGTGAGCTGAATGCTTGTTCTAATTCTTCCAGGAAACCTGAAGAGAACAAAAAATGTGTCAACTTGAGATCTTCTCATGATGTATCTTGTCTGGTTACTTTTAGACGccatgaaaatgagaatgtgGTTTGCACGGCCATCTTGCGCTCCATATCACCTATGAAAGAGACAAGTTTTAATTCAAAACCTTCTTCAAGGAAAATTTTGCTGGAGTTCTCATCAGATAGATTTTTAAAGTACCAG TTATTGCAGATTGGTGATTATTACATCATAGATCATAATAGAAAGGACTGCTTCAGCAGTACAAAAGATGCCAACTTTGGTAGCAGTGGCAGTGCTAAATTACTTGTTGATTCTGGAAAACATATCTGGAGCCTTTCGTTTATTTACGATGAGAATCTTTCTGATTATCTATCAGAATATACATCTGAAAAAGATTCTTTATCTTCTACCATTGATGAAGTTTTgcctaaagataaaaaaattctgCCAAGGTCCAATGGTGAACCTTCAGGTGTCTGTTCAGATGTTTGCCTTTATCTCCCCATCAGTCTTGCAGATGTCTTGGAGGATAATATTATGGAATCGAAAGATAGTCAAAGGTTGCATTTTGCAATATCAAAAGATAGTGCTAACCTTTCTTTAGGTACTGCGGCTGTAGTGGCTAGGCCTAAATCTTGTTTTGGAACTCAGAGATCAAGCAGCTTGTTCCCTGAGGGCAATTTGATGTCTCTAGAGGGAAATGTTGTTGACATTCATGAAATTTGCTCTGGTTTCAATAATTCATGCTCAAATGGTGCAAACCTTGATGCTCTTCAGTTGAAAGGCCTCATTGGGACTAGAAGCAGTTTCTGCATTCACGTTTCAGTGCATCACCATATT gTGAATATTTTTGGTTCAGTAAATAAACATGCTTTCCCTACTGGATTTGGACCTGGTGTAACTGCTGCATTTCATCGAATTCTCAATGCAGG ggcacaaaataaatatatgttgctGCCTGTGTCATTTATtgtaataaaatcaataaaagtaTGCGATAAGCAATGCAGTGACAGGTCCTCTTTTTTAAACCCTACAAAAGATTCTGACAATGCATCTCAAGGTTCTATCTCTTGTTTGATTTCCCAATTGCCTCAGAGCTTGAGCCACAAGCAAATAGTTCTTCGATGCAGG GTTGTTGCAGTACTTGTTTTAGTTATAGAGAGAAAGACAACTCATTTTATTGCAGAAACAAAAGTTAATGCTAAGGGGACTCTTTTGGACATTCCACTCGCTTGTTTTTTGTTGG